From Coriobacteriia bacterium, one genomic window encodes:
- a CDS encoding ABC transporter ATP-binding protein, producing the protein MSLLRVQGVSKRFGGLVAVDKVSFEVHAGTIKALIGPNGAGKSTLFNLLTGFERPDSGSVVFEDREIQGRSPRSLVRAGIARTFQNTQLFDEMTVLANVSVGAEAGKRSGFVSAGLRLPTATLSDRAVKVEAARLLRFAGVDEWSETLAGDLPAGVRRLVEIVRALATSPRLVLLDEPAAGLNGMETRELAKMLFRIRDLGVTVLIVEHDMGLVMEIADEIVVLDRGSKIAEGPPRMIQKDPLVISAYLGEEVL; encoded by the coding sequence GTGAGCCTCCTTCGTGTCCAAGGGGTTTCAAAGCGTTTCGGCGGTCTTGTCGCGGTCGACAAGGTCTCGTTCGAAGTGCACGCAGGAACGATCAAAGCTCTCATCGGACCTAACGGTGCAGGAAAATCGACGTTGTTCAATCTGCTGACCGGTTTCGAGCGGCCCGATTCTGGAAGCGTCGTCTTTGAGGACCGCGAAATCCAGGGTCGCTCCCCACGTTCGCTTGTTCGCGCGGGAATAGCCCGCACGTTTCAAAATACGCAGCTCTTCGACGAAATGACGGTACTCGCGAATGTCTCGGTCGGCGCAGAGGCCGGCAAACGCTCCGGGTTTGTCTCGGCGGGATTGCGTTTGCCAACTGCAACACTGAGCGACCGCGCTGTGAAGGTTGAAGCTGCTCGGCTCCTGCGGTTCGCTGGAGTGGATGAATGGTCCGAGACGCTTGCAGGTGACTTGCCGGCCGGCGTTCGAAGGCTTGTCGAGATCGTGCGAGCGCTGGCCACTTCGCCGCGTCTCGTGCTTCTCGACGAGCCCGCAGCGGGCCTCAACGGCATGGAGACGCGTGAACTGGCAAAGATGCTCTTTCGCATCCGAGATCTTGGCGTGACGGTCCTGATCGTTGAACACGACATGGGTCTCGTCATGGAGATTGCGGATGAGATCGTGGTTCTCGATCGCGGCTCAAAGATTGCCGAGGGACCGCCGAGGATGATCCAGAAAGACCCGCTTGTGATCTCCGCATATCTCGGCGAGGAGGTGTTGTGA
- a CDS encoding ABC transporter ATP-binding protein, translated as MADTVPLLSIENVSSGYKRVKVLRDVTMCVDAGETVAIIGANGAGKSTLMRTVVGFLTPTAGCVSFDGTPINGIRPELLVRAGVALVPEGRLLFGDMSVRENLQAGAYATRGPGRKTLTNDRIDKVNSLFPVLAERASQRAATLSGGEQQMLAIARALMSGPRLLLLDEPSLGLAPKVITEIFGALDALRADGVAIVLVEQDSRLALKHADRGYVMRSGRVVLEGSSAELLADESIRAIYLGSWNTEKAEKQ; from the coding sequence ATGGCGGACACCGTTCCTTTGTTGTCGATCGAGAATGTCTCCTCGGGATATAAACGCGTGAAGGTTCTGCGCGATGTCACCATGTGCGTGGATGCCGGAGAGACTGTAGCGATCATCGGGGCGAACGGGGCGGGGAAATCGACTCTGATGCGCACTGTGGTCGGGTTCCTCACGCCAACCGCAGGCTGTGTGTCCTTCGACGGCACGCCCATCAACGGCATCCGTCCGGAACTGCTCGTGCGAGCTGGTGTTGCTCTCGTACCGGAAGGACGTCTTCTGTTCGGCGACATGAGCGTGCGCGAGAATCTCCAAGCCGGTGCGTATGCCACGCGGGGTCCCGGCCGCAAGACTTTGACCAATGACCGAATCGATAAGGTCAACTCCCTGTTTCCTGTCTTGGCGGAACGTGCATCTCAACGTGCCGCCACCTTGTCGGGTGGCGAGCAGCAGATGCTGGCGATTGCTCGTGCGCTCATGTCCGGCCCGCGCCTGCTCTTGCTCGACGAGCCATCCCTCGGCCTAGCGCCCAAAGTCATCACGGAGATATTCGGAGCGCTGGATGCCCTGCGAGCTGACGGTGTGGCGATTGTCCTCGTCGAGCAGGACAGCCGTCTGGCCCTGAAGCATGCAGACCGCGGCTACGTGATGCGAAGCGGCCGTGTCGTCTTGGAGGGTTCATCGGCGGAATTGCTCGCCGATGAATCGATACGCGCGATCTACCTCGGTTCTTGGAATACGGAGAAGGCGGAGAAGCAATGA
- a CDS encoding phenylacetate--CoA ligase, producing the protein MIWNPEYECMERAELRALQLRRLQTTVAWVYERVPFYRRQLDERGVKPRDIVSLADARLLPFTDKSALRDTYPFGMFAVPLDEVVRLHSSSGTTGKPIVVGYTRGDINTWTELTARVATAAGVGRNDLVDMAFLYGMFTGGWGMHYGIERIGATIIPAGSGNTERHIMMMKDFGTTVLVSTPSYALYLAEAGEGMGVDFKELPLRLGLFGGEPCSDAVKMEIETRLGIRASDNYGLSEVMGPGIGAECECSCGLHIAEDHVLWEVLDPVTGSSVEDGEVGELVLTTLTKEAFPVLRYKTHDLTKVTTERCECGRTLARMTKVRSRTDDMLIIKGVNVFPSQIEDVILGIEGTRPHYQIVVARKKGLDDLEIRLEVDTSIFSDVVTDMVLFQRTVSDRLQSVLGLRAKVTLVEPGSIERTAGKAVRVVDLRDRI; encoded by the coding sequence ATGATTTGGAATCCCGAATACGAGTGTATGGAACGTGCGGAGCTCAGGGCACTGCAACTGCGTCGTCTTCAGACGACGGTTGCCTGGGTCTATGAGCGCGTGCCTTTCTATCGCAGGCAACTTGACGAGCGAGGGGTGAAACCTCGTGACATTGTCAGCCTTGCCGATGCGCGTCTTCTCCCGTTCACCGACAAGTCGGCCCTGCGCGACACATATCCATTTGGGATGTTTGCGGTACCTCTCGACGAAGTCGTTCGACTGCACTCCTCCTCAGGCACGACCGGCAAACCTATCGTCGTGGGATACACACGCGGCGACATCAACACTTGGACCGAATTGACGGCACGTGTGGCCACGGCCGCCGGGGTGGGCCGAAATGACCTTGTGGACATGGCGTTTCTGTATGGCATGTTCACGGGAGGGTGGGGGATGCATTATGGAATCGAACGCATCGGAGCGACGATCATTCCTGCGGGGAGTGGCAACACCGAACGCCACATCATGATGATGAAAGATTTTGGGACTACCGTTCTAGTCTCGACGCCATCCTATGCCTTGTATCTCGCCGAGGCGGGAGAGGGGATGGGGGTAGACTTCAAAGAGCTCCCCTTGCGGCTGGGCCTATTCGGAGGCGAACCGTGTTCTGACGCGGTCAAGATGGAAATCGAAACGCGCCTTGGGATCCGCGCATCCGACAACTACGGGCTTTCCGAGGTTATGGGACCGGGTATAGGCGCCGAATGTGAGTGTTCTTGTGGCCTTCACATTGCCGAGGATCACGTGCTGTGGGAGGTTCTTGATCCCGTTACTGGTTCGTCGGTCGAAGACGGCGAAGTTGGCGAACTGGTTCTGACGACGCTTACCAAAGAGGCATTTCCCGTCCTGAGGTACAAGACCCACGACTTGACCAAGGTCACAACTGAACGGTGTGAGTGCGGACGCACTCTGGCACGGATGACTAAGGTCCGTTCACGGACGGACGACATGCTCATCATCAAGGGCGTCAACGTGTTCCCCAGCCAGATTGAAGACGTGATACTGGGAATCGAAGGGACTCGTCCGCACTATCAGATCGTTGTGGCGCGCAAGAAAGGGCTTGACGATCTCGAGATCAGGCTAGAAGTGGATACCTCCATCTTTTCTGATGTGGTAACAGATATGGTGCTCTTCCAGAGGACTGTTTCGGATCGGCTACAGTCTGTGTTGGGCCTGAGAGCGAAGGTTACTCTGGTCGAGCCGGGCTCGATCGAGCGGACCGCCGGTAAGGCTGTCCGGGTCGTGGACTTGCGTGATCGCATATAA
- a CDS encoding SH3 domain-containing protein, which produces MAAKTSRKVVRGILGLVALVAVVIVISNWWGDYRSATGSAGTPSSQESTSSVSATGTTSAVSAGTTPAKVQTVLILIDGLNLREQATTQSASKRVLKKGDRLTLISNKGAWLQVRDSTGVEGWVANSPQYAAIED; this is translated from the coding sequence GTGGCGGCGAAGACAAGTCGTAAGGTGGTTCGCGGAATCTTGGGGCTGGTCGCTCTTGTGGCCGTGGTCATCGTCATCTCGAATTGGTGGGGCGACTACCGAAGCGCAACCGGTTCAGCGGGTACACCTTCCAGCCAAGAGTCCACGAGTAGCGTCTCGGCGACAGGGACCACAAGTGCTGTATCCGCAGGTACTACTCCCGCCAAGGTCCAGACCGTTCTCATTCTGATCGATGGCCTGAATCTTCGGGAGCAGGCGACGACGCAATCAGCATCCAAGCGTGTACTCAAGAAAGGGGATCGGCTGACGCTGATCTCAAACAAGGGGGCATGGCTGCAGGTTCGCGACAGCACAGGTGTTGAGGGGTGGGTGGCCAACAGCCCCCAATATGCGGCAATTGAGGACTAG
- a CDS encoding uracil permease, translated as MAMFGATVLVPYLTGMDVGVGLMTSGIGTILYLICTRNKIPSYLGSSFAFITPLIAVGGGAAAIAGGKGNLPAALGGLVAAGVVYMIVAGLVKAFGTGWITKILPPALVGAVVIVIGLGLSATAVKMSLFPLSDPTQGVDLKGVLVAAITLTAAIIFSSFFKGFIKAIPVLLGIIVGYVAAIPMGLVSFDGISKAAWIGLPNITTPSFDLGAIFIIAPVAIVVIVEHIGHLLVINEITGKDFTPMLPESLFGDGIATVVSGALGGTPSTTYAENIGVMAVTKVYATQVFWYAGAFAFLIGGFIPKVSAAISSIPTPVMGGISLLLFGLIASSGLRLLVKSGIDYSHSRNLILSSVVLVVGIGMDTGGFTIPVGEYTIPGMALATVLGIILNLILPKESEGLAIDSPAFVADGQADAAKVEA; from the coding sequence ATGGCCATGTTCGGAGCCACAGTTCTGGTTCCATACCTGACCGGCATGGATGTGGGCGTAGGCCTGATGACTTCCGGCATTGGGACCATCCTGTACCTCATCTGCACGCGCAATAAGATTCCGAGCTACCTCGGCTCAAGTTTCGCTTTCATCACGCCTCTCATCGCTGTCGGGGGTGGAGCAGCAGCGATTGCCGGTGGCAAGGGTAACCTTCCGGCCGCTTTAGGAGGGCTGGTGGCGGCAGGCGTCGTCTACATGATCGTCGCCGGTCTCGTGAAGGCATTTGGCACCGGCTGGATCACCAAGATCCTGCCACCCGCACTTGTTGGTGCCGTGGTGATCGTCATCGGTTTGGGCCTCTCAGCCACCGCCGTCAAGATGTCGCTTTTTCCGCTCTCCGACCCCACTCAGGGCGTCGATCTGAAAGGCGTGCTGGTCGCCGCAATCACTCTCACGGCTGCGATCATCTTCTCCAGCTTCTTCAAGGGATTCATCAAGGCGATTCCCGTACTTCTTGGCATCATCGTCGGCTACGTGGCCGCGATCCCCATGGGCTTAGTGAGCTTCGATGGCATCTCAAAGGCCGCATGGATCGGTCTGCCCAACATCACGACTCCGTCGTTTGACCTCGGCGCGATCTTCATCATCGCACCAGTCGCCATCGTGGTCATCGTCGAACACATCGGCCACCTTCTGGTCATCAACGAGATCACCGGCAAGGACTTCACACCCATGCTGCCTGAGTCACTGTTCGGCGACGGCATCGCAACCGTCGTCTCCGGCGCGCTAGGCGGTACGCCTTCTACGACGTATGCCGAGAACATCGGTGTCATGGCGGTCACCAAGGTCTATGCGACGCAAGTCTTCTGGTATGCTGGCGCATTCGCGTTTCTCATCGGCGGGTTCATTCCGAAGGTGAGCGCAGCGATCAGCTCGATTCCCACGCCAGTCATGGGTGGCATCTCGCTACTCCTGTTCGGGCTCATCGCCTCAAGCGGCCTACGTCTACTCGTCAAGAGCGGCATCGACTACAGCCACAGCCGGAACTTGATCCTTTCCAGCGTCGTCCTTGTCGTAGGCATCGGCATGGATACCGGCGGGTTCACGATTCCCGTCGGCGAGTACACGATCCCCGGAATGGCTCTGGCGACGGTGCTCGGCATCATCCTGAACTTGATCTTGCCAAAAGAAAGTGAGGGTCTCGCAATCGATTCGCCGGCGTTTGTTGCCGACGGACAAGCCGACGCGGCGAAAGTTGAAGCTTAG
- a CDS encoding NCS2 family permease: MENFFKFKERGTNLRTEVLAGIVTFMTMAYIIFVNPGILSAAFGADAAAQASWIPAIATATTLGAALMCVCMGIFANRPLALASGMGLNAVVAFSIIIGLKVPWQVGMSVIFVEGIIILLLVVTGLREAVMNAIPLNLKRAIGVGIGLFITFIGLVDGKIVVGNPATLVALGDFTTPEVWVTLIGLIAIMAFMAFKVKGDILWGILVATAAALLLHVTKLPSSIVAPLDFRTFGAPFQTVDGGGMAILQVFSGALAPTLLLFVFATMLSDFFDTMGTVLSIGEKAGFVDEHGKVPGIRSILTVDSIAAAVGGFFGSSSITTYVESASGVAEGGRTGLTSIVVGLLFLVSAFFSPIIAMVGGATPITAGALIIVGFLMMSTIREIPWTDFENAFPAFLTIVGIPLTYNISYGIGLGFISYVLIKVFHGKAKEVHWLMWVVSGLFVITFVMPLIQKMVG, from the coding sequence ATGGAGAACTTCTTCAAGTTCAAGGAGCGGGGCACGAACCTGAGAACCGAGGTTCTGGCGGGCATTGTCACCTTTATGACGATGGCTTACATCATCTTCGTCAACCCCGGCATTCTCTCTGCGGCGTTCGGCGCCGACGCTGCCGCACAGGCGTCTTGGATCCCCGCAATCGCGACAGCAACGACGCTCGGTGCAGCCCTCATGTGCGTCTGTATGGGCATATTCGCAAACCGTCCACTAGCGCTCGCTTCCGGCATGGGCCTGAACGCAGTGGTCGCCTTCAGCATCATCATCGGCCTGAAGGTTCCGTGGCAGGTTGGTATGTCGGTCATCTTCGTAGAGGGCATCATCATCCTGCTCCTCGTTGTGACTGGACTGCGCGAAGCGGTGATGAACGCAATACCGCTTAACCTCAAGCGCGCCATCGGCGTTGGTATCGGTCTTTTCATAACTTTCATTGGCTTGGTGGACGGAAAGATTGTCGTTGGCAATCCGGCGACGCTCGTTGCGCTGGGCGACTTCACCACGCCCGAGGTTTGGGTAACACTCATCGGGCTGATCGCAATCATGGCCTTCATGGCCTTCAAGGTTAAGGGCGACATCCTCTGGGGTATCCTTGTGGCCACCGCGGCAGCACTGCTGCTTCACGTCACCAAGCTTCCGTCCTCAATTGTCGCTCCGCTCGACTTCCGCACCTTCGGCGCACCGTTCCAGACCGTCGACGGAGGCGGGATGGCGATCCTGCAGGTCTTCTCGGGTGCCCTAGCCCCAACGCTGCTGTTGTTTGTCTTTGCGACAATGCTGTCGGACTTCTTCGATACGATGGGCACGGTTCTCTCAATCGGAGAGAAAGCCGGTTTCGTCGATGAGCACGGCAAAGTCCCTGGTATCCGGAGTATCCTCACCGTCGACTCGATCGCTGCGGCGGTCGGCGGCTTCTTCGGTTCCAGCTCCATCACCACCTACGTCGAATCCGCATCAGGCGTCGCCGAAGGCGGCCGTACGGGTCTTACCTCAATCGTAGTAGGCCTTCTCTTTCTTGTGTCGGCCTTTTTCTCGCCGATCATCGCAATGGTCGGGGGTGCGACCCCTATCACGGCCGGCGCGCTCATCATCGTCGGCTTCCTCATGATGTCGACCATTCGGGAGATTCCGTGGACTGACTTCGAGAACGCCTTCCCGGCATTCCTGACGATCGTCGGTATCCCGTTGACCTACAACATAAGCTACGGTATTGGCCTTGGTTTCATCAGCTATGTGCTCATCAAGGTCTTCCACGGCAAGGCCAAAGAAGTTCATTGGCTGATGTGGGTCGTGAGCGGCTTGTTCGTGATCACATTTGTCATGCCACTCATCCAGAAGATGGTCGGCTAG
- a CDS encoding NUDIX hydrolase, translating to MEAQACASPRVRVAAVILIDGKVILVRQSRGAAPYFLLPGGGVDYRETLEQALIREVHEETGLIVALGEPMFISDTIDPNGSRHVVNITFGATRIGGSLHPTSPDSAIEGIELVAPEKLCEIDLRPPIAEQLACVLLGGESRLGYLGSLFTPESNMRGV from the coding sequence TTGGAAGCACAGGCGTGCGCTAGCCCCCGGGTGCGCGTGGCGGCCGTCATCCTGATCGACGGCAAAGTCATCTTGGTTCGCCAAAGCAGGGGAGCCGCACCGTATTTCCTTCTACCAGGTGGCGGCGTCGACTATCGGGAGACTCTGGAGCAGGCTTTGATCCGCGAAGTCCATGAAGAAACTGGCCTGATTGTAGCTCTTGGTGAGCCAATGTTCATCAGTGACACAATCGATCCGAACGGATCCCGACATGTTGTGAACATCACGTTCGGAGCCACACGTATCGGAGGGTCATTGCACCCCACCAGCCCCGACTCGGCGATTGAGGGCATCGAACTCGTTGCGCCGGAGAAGCTCTGCGAAATCGATCTCAGGCCTCCAATCGCCGAGCAGCTCGCATGCGTGTTACTCGGCGGGGAATCACGCCTTGGGTACCTTGGGTCGCTCTTCACTCCGGAGAGCAACATGAGAGGAGTGTGA
- the dut gene encoding dUTP diphosphatase: MILRYLKLDRDLPVPSYAHAGDAGLDLLSAENLTLAPGERRLIGTGIAVAIPEGYAGFVQPRSGLAIRKGLGFVNSPGLIDSHYRGEIKIIAINMDPTNEIILCRGDRIGQLVIQRVECAEILEVDELDPTRRGEGGFGSTGVR; the protein is encoded by the coding sequence ATGATCCTGCGGTATCTGAAGCTTGACCGGGACCTGCCTGTTCCTAGCTATGCTCATGCGGGAGATGCGGGCTTAGATCTCCTGTCTGCAGAGAATCTCACGCTCGCACCTGGCGAGCGCCGACTCATAGGTACCGGTATCGCGGTAGCCATTCCGGAGGGCTACGCGGGCTTTGTGCAGCCGCGCAGCGGACTGGCTATTCGCAAAGGACTCGGCTTCGTGAACTCACCAGGCCTCATCGATAGCCACTACAGAGGCGAAATCAAGATCATAGCGATCAACATGGATCCCACAAACGAGATCATCCTCTGCAGGGGCGACAGAATCGGTCAACTCGTCATTCAGCGTGTCGAATGTGCCGAGATCCTCGAAGTCGATGAACTTGACCCCACTCGCCGGGGGGAGGGCGGTTTTGGAAGCACAGGCGTGCGCTAG